A single window of Mycolicibacterium aurum DNA harbors:
- a CDS encoding 3-hydroxyacyl-CoA dehydrogenase NAD-binding domain-containing protein — protein MAENTIQWDKDADGIVTLTLDDPTGSANVMNEHYKESMHKAVERLVEEKDSITGVVIASAKKTFFAGGDLKGMMNVGPDNAAESFAEVEFIKADLRKLETLGVPVVAAINGAALGGGLEIALATHHRIAADVKGVVIGLPEVTLGLLPGGGGVARTTRMFGIQKAFMEVLSQGTRFKPGKAKDIGLVDELVGSVEELIPAAKAWIKANPDSHTQPWDVKGYKMPGGTPSSPALAAILPSFPALLRKQLKGAPMPAPRAILDAVVEGAQVDFDTASRIESRYFTTLVTGQTAKNMIQAFFLDLQTINGGGSRPDGIGKTPITKIGVLGAGMMGAGIAYVSAKAGYDVVLKDVSIEAAEKGKNYSEKLEAKALERGRTTEEKSKELLARITPTADAADLKGVDFVIEAVFESVELKHKVFQEIEDIVEPNAVLGSNTSTLPITELATGVKRQDDFIGIHFFSPVDKMPLVEIIKGEKTSDEALARVFDYTLAIGKTPIVVNDSRGFFTSRVIGTFVNEALAMLGEGVAPASIEQAGSQAGYPAPPLQLSDELNLELMQKIATATRKAVEETGATYEPHPAEAVVNKMIEIGRPSRLKGAGFYEYADGKRVGLWSGLAETFAGSAGDIPLQDMIDRMLFAEALETQKCLDEGVLTSTADANIGSIMGIGYPPYTGGSAQFIVGYQGAGGVGKEAFVARAKELAAKYGERFTPPASLTS, from the coding sequence ATGGCAGAGAACACCATTCAGTGGGACAAGGATGCCGACGGCATCGTCACCCTGACGTTGGACGATCCCACCGGCTCGGCCAACGTGATGAACGAGCACTACAAGGAGTCCATGCACAAGGCTGTCGAACGCCTTGTGGAGGAGAAGGATTCGATCACCGGCGTAGTGATCGCCAGCGCGAAGAAGACCTTCTTCGCCGGCGGTGACCTCAAGGGCATGATGAACGTCGGCCCCGACAACGCGGCCGAGTCGTTCGCCGAGGTCGAGTTCATCAAGGCCGACCTGCGCAAGCTGGAGACCCTCGGCGTGCCGGTCGTCGCCGCCATCAACGGCGCCGCGCTCGGCGGCGGCCTGGAGATCGCGCTGGCCACCCACCATCGCATCGCCGCCGACGTCAAGGGCGTCGTCATCGGTCTGCCCGAGGTGACGCTCGGCCTGCTGCCCGGTGGTGGCGGCGTTGCCCGCACCACCCGCATGTTCGGCATCCAGAAGGCCTTCATGGAGGTGCTGTCGCAGGGCACGCGCTTCAAGCCGGGCAAGGCCAAGGACATCGGTCTGGTCGACGAATTGGTCGGCAGCGTCGAAGAGCTCATCCCGGCCGCCAAGGCGTGGATCAAGGCCAACCCTGATTCGCACACCCAGCCGTGGGACGTGAAGGGCTACAAGATGCCCGGCGGTACGCCGTCCTCGCCCGCGCTGGCGGCGATCCTGCCGTCGTTCCCGGCGCTGCTGCGCAAGCAGCTCAAGGGTGCGCCCATGCCGGCGCCGCGAGCCATCCTCGACGCCGTCGTCGAGGGCGCGCAGGTCGACTTCGACACCGCCAGCCGTATCGAGAGCCGGTACTTCACCACCCTCGTCACCGGCCAGACCGCCAAGAACATGATCCAGGCGTTCTTCCTCGACCTGCAGACCATCAACGGTGGCGGGTCCCGGCCCGACGGCATCGGCAAGACCCCGATCACCAAGATCGGTGTGCTCGGCGCCGGCATGATGGGGGCGGGTATCGCCTACGTCTCCGCCAAGGCCGGATACGACGTGGTGCTCAAGGACGTCAGCATCGAGGCCGCCGAGAAGGGCAAGAACTACTCGGAGAAGCTGGAAGCGAAGGCGCTGGAGCGTGGCCGCACCACCGAGGAAAAGTCCAAGGAGCTGCTGGCCCGGATCACGCCGACGGCCGATGCCGCCGACCTCAAGGGTGTCGACTTCGTCATCGAGGCCGTGTTCGAGTCGGTTGAGCTGAAGCACAAGGTGTTCCAGGAGATCGAGGACATCGTCGAGCCCAATGCGGTGCTGGGCTCGAACACTTCGACGCTTCCGATCACCGAGCTCGCGACGGGTGTGAAGCGCCAGGACGACTTCATCGGCATCCACTTCTTCAGCCCGGTCGACAAGATGCCGCTGGTGGAGATCATCAAGGGCGAGAAGACTTCTGACGAGGCGCTGGCCCGGGTGTTCGACTACACGCTGGCCATCGGCAAGACCCCGATCGTGGTCAATGACAGCCGGGGCTTCTTCACCAGCCGCGTCATCGGAACCTTCGTCAACGAGGCGCTCGCGATGCTGGGCGAGGGTGTGGCCCCGGCCAGCATCGAGCAGGCGGGCTCACAGGCCGGCTACCCGGCGCCGCCGCTGCAGCTGTCCGATGAACTGAACCTCGAGCTGATGCAGAAGATCGCCACCGCGACCCGTAAGGCTGTCGAGGAAACCGGTGCCACCTACGAGCCGCACCCGGCCGAGGCCGTCGTCAACAAGATGATCGAGATCGGTCGCCCGTCTCGGCTCAAGGGTGCCGGGTTCTACGAGTACGCCGACGGCAAGCGTGTGGGTCTGTGGAGCGGTCTCGCCGAGACGTTCGCGGGCAGCGCCGGCGATATCCCGTTGCAGGACATGATCGATCGCATGCTGTTCGCCGAGGCTCTGGAGACCCAGAAGTGCCTCGACGAGGGCGTGCTCACCTCGACCGCGGACGCCAACATCGGCTCGATCATGGGCATTGGCTACCCGCCGTACACCGGTGGGTCGGCGCAGTTCATCGTCGGATACCAGGGTGCAGGTGGCGTGGGCAAGGAAGCCTTCGTGGCCCGCGCCAAGGAGCTGGCCGCCAAGTACGGCGAGCGCTTCACGCCTCCGGCGTCGTTGACGTCGTAA
- a CDS encoding acetyl-CoA C-acetyltransferase: MSEEAFIYEAIRTPRGKQRNGSLNEIKPVNLVVGLIDEIRARHPELDENLISDVILGVVSPVGDQGGDIARTAGLVAGLPETTGGFQLNRFCASGLEAVNLAAQKVRSGWDDLVLAGGVESMSRVPMGSDGGAWASDPETNYRIGFVPQGIGADLIATIEGFSREDVDAYAARSQERAAAAWSGGYFAKSVVPVKDQNGLVVLDHDEHMRPGSTVESLGKLKTAFDGIGAMGGFDDVALQKYHFVEKINHVHTGGNSSGIVDGAGLLLIGSESAGSSQGLTPRARIVATATSGADPVIMLTGPTPATKKVLDRAGLTVDDIDLFELNEAFASVVLKFQKDLNIPDEKLNVNGGAIAFGHPLGATGAMITGTMVDELERRGARRALITLCIGGGMGVATIIERV; encoded by the coding sequence ATGTCCGAAGAAGCCTTCATCTACGAGGCGATCCGTACTCCGCGCGGTAAGCAGCGCAACGGCTCACTGAACGAGATCAAGCCCGTCAACCTGGTCGTCGGCCTGATCGACGAGATCCGGGCCCGGCACCCCGAGCTGGACGAGAACCTGATCAGCGACGTCATCCTCGGCGTCGTCTCGCCGGTCGGTGATCAGGGCGGCGACATCGCCCGCACCGCCGGTCTGGTCGCCGGTCTGCCCGAGACCACCGGCGGCTTCCAGCTCAACCGCTTCTGCGCCTCGGGCCTGGAGGCCGTCAACCTGGCTGCCCAGAAGGTGCGCTCCGGCTGGGATGACCTGGTGCTGGCCGGCGGTGTCGAGTCGATGAGCCGCGTGCCCATGGGCTCCGACGGCGGCGCCTGGGCCAGCGACCCCGAGACCAACTACCGCATCGGCTTCGTCCCGCAGGGCATCGGCGCCGACTTGATCGCCACGATCGAAGGCTTCTCCCGCGAGGACGTCGACGCCTACGCGGCGCGCTCCCAGGAGCGGGCGGCCGCGGCGTGGTCCGGCGGCTACTTCGCCAAGTCGGTCGTGCCGGTCAAAGACCAGAACGGTCTCGTGGTCCTCGACCACGACGAGCACATGCGGCCCGGGTCGACGGTCGAGAGCCTCGGCAAGCTGAAGACCGCCTTCGACGGTATCGGCGCAATGGGTGGCTTCGACGACGTGGCGCTGCAGAAGTACCACTTCGTCGAGAAGATCAACCACGTCCACACCGGCGGCAACAGCTCCGGCATCGTCGACGGCGCCGGATTGCTGCTCATCGGTTCAGAGAGCGCAGGCAGTTCGCAGGGCTTGACCCCGCGCGCCCGGATCGTCGCGACCGCCACCAGCGGCGCCGATCCCGTCATCATGCTCACCGGTCCCACGCCGGCCACCAAGAAGGTGCTCGATCGCGCCGGTCTGACGGTCGACGACATCGACCTGTTCGAGCTGAACGAGGCATTCGCCTCGGTGGTGTTGAAGTTCCAGAAGGACCTCAACATCCCCGACGAGAAACTCAACGTCAACGGTGGCGCCATCGCGTTCGGCCACCCGCTCGGCGCCACCGGCGCCATGATCACCGGAACCATGGTCGACGAGCTCGAGCGCCGTGGCGCCCGACGCGCGTTGATCACACTGTGCATCGGCGGCGGCATGGGTGTCGCGACCATCATCGAGAGGGTGTAA